A single window of Colletotrichum higginsianum IMI 349063 chromosome 8, whole genome shotgun sequence DNA harbors:
- a CDS encoding Dopa 4,5-dioxygenase, with protein sequence MFKFIKSKTSSQKYHSLPMAESDRNDHGDRSSNDSDLPLMEKELSCHKNEARTRGFLGNLKLAMKSPVFIVSFLLFQIGVGSLFLAWRHSHRFNARLKDVSMHSPLLDQIQIPLVPRKSYAQYGMGGLEIWRAEPSEEVDKAWERVTAEYLFPVKESDIRAMRKDPSVVVPMPDNYKIDGETTYMAKSAVYHNIHCLDYIRKAVYRDHYYPNGTDDNPFHAYHTAHCIMILFEHLTCSGDPGVYLYRWMEEFNRPIADTNIWRQCWDFETVMEEHNERAVKDMTETDVRKPHGVKSVPAPDGVMNIIRNYQRTHPDYNPGQ encoded by the exons ATGTTCAAGTTTATCAAATCCAAAACCTCGAGCCAAAAGTACCACTCGCTTCCAATGGCTGAATCAGATAGAAATGACCATGGCGATCGGTCCAGCAACGACTCCGACCTACCCTTGATGGAAAAGGAACTTTCTTGTCACAAGAATGAAGCTCGAACTCGAGGTTTCCTTGGCAACTTGAAGTTAGCAATGAAAAGTCCAGTGTTCATTGTGAGCTTTTTGCTCTTCCAAATTGGAGTCGGAAGCCTTTTTCTTGCTTGGCGTCATTCTCATCGCTTCAACGCCCGCTTGAAGGATGTTTCAATGCACT CACCTTTGTTGGATCAAATTCAAATCCCGTTGGTCCCTCGCAAAAGTTATGCTCAGTATGGCATGGGAGGGCTCGAGATTTGGCGCGCTGAGCCTagcgaggaggtcgacaaGGCATGGGAGCGCGTTACAGCTGAATATCTCTTTCCCGTCAAAGAGTCAGACATCAGAGCCATGAGAAAAGACCCCTCTGTAGTTGTTCCGATGCCTGACAATTACAAGATCGATGGGGAGACCACGTACATGGCCAAGTCCGCAGTCTACCACAACATTCACTGTTTGGACTACATTCGGAAGGCAGTTTACCGCGACCATTACTACCCCAACGGTACTGATGACAATCCATTCCATGCTTATCATACAGCGCACTGTATCATGATCCTTTTTGAGCACTTGACGTGCTCGGGGGATCCTGGTGTATACCTCTATCGCTGGATGGAAGAATTCAATCGACCCATCGCCGACACAAACATCTGGCGTCAATGCTGGGACTTCGAGACCGTGATGGAAGAGCACAATGAAAGAGCAGTTAAAGACATGACTGAAACGGATGTTCGAAAACCTCATGGCGTGAAGTCTGTGCCAGCTCCTGATGGTGTCATGAACATCATTAGGAACTACCAGAGAACACACCCTGACTACAATCCTGGACAGTAA
- a CDS encoding Benzoate 4-monooxygenase cytochrome P450, with protein MRCRELGIRLTDKELQSNASLLVMVGYDTTATSLSATMNLLLRHPKRLAELKEELQQHYPSAADMDATSLGQLPMLNGCIQEALRLFPPANGKGTNRTSPGVSIDGVYIPQGINVSADMYTIQRSSLYWTRPDAFCPERWFNNGPGTEFANDIRSSHCPFLLGPRMCIGRAVALQSMRMVLAKIVHSFELQAAETYNWETDVSSSYLWTGYRCMARVAHGQTMP; from the exons ATGAGATGTAGGGAGCTGGGCATCCGACTAACAGACAAGGAGCTTCAGAGCAATGCATCTCTCCTCGT CATGGTTGGATACGACACTACTGCAACTTCACTGTCCGCTACTATGAACTTGTTATTGCGCCACCCGAAGCGATTAGCAGAACTTAAAGAAGAGCTTCAGCAGCATTACCCTTCAGCTGCTGACATGGACGCAACATCTTTGGGCCAGCTCCCAATGCTCAATGGTTGTATACAAGAGGCACTTCGCTTATTCCCTCCTGCAAACGGCAAAGGCACCAATCGGACATCACCAGGTGTCAGCATCGATGGCGTTTATATCCCTCAAGGCATAAATGTCTCTGCGGATATGTATACCATTCAGAGATCTTCATTGTACTGGACTCGGCCAGATGCGTTTTGTCCGGAGCGTTGGTTCAACAATGGCCCCGGCACAGAGTTTGCCAACGACATCCGCTCTTCACATTGCCCGTTTCTCCTCGGCCCGCGAATGTGCATTGGGCGAGCTGTGGCACTACAGTCTATGAGGATGGTACTTGCAAAAATTGTGCACTCGTTCGAACTGCAAGCTGCCGAGACGTACAATTGGGAAACTGATGTTTCCAGCTCATATCTTTGGACAGGATACAGGTGCATGGCTCGAGTTGCACATGGCCAGACCATGCCttaa
- a CDS encoding Benzoate 4-monooxygenase cytochrome P450, translating into MTFKSFTRNMVGPVVRLSPNEVSFATIEAQNAIHRPGASAKQNLFFTKDGTLEAMMGKIIWPATNLLTATVPEDHQRLKRALQSAFTDRALHCQEPIQQRHTDHLVNQIKQASHRDGIINLTPYLSLTIWNIVSDLSFGEPLLEDQLGKFERLKTAFCMASPLLEALQVLLAVPGAQALVQAWVGIVPLLFWLPTNILPSSTLRK; encoded by the exons ATGACATTCAAAAGCTTCACCAGAAATATG GTAGGCCCTGTTGTCAGACTGTCGCCGAACGAGGTCTCCTTTGCTACGATTGAAGCCCAAAACGCCATTCATAGACCCGGAGCTTCGGCCAAGCAAAACTTGTTCTTCACTAAAGACGGAACTCTGGAGGCGATGATGGGCAAGATAATCTGGCCTGCGACAAACCTACTCACAGCCACTGTGCCCGAGGACCATCAACGGTTGAAAAGAGCCTTGCAATCAGCGTTTACTGATCGTGCGTTACATTGCCAGGAGCCGATTCAGCAACGTCATACGGATCATTTGGTGAACCAAATTAAACAAGCATCCCACAGGGATGGTATCATAAACTTGACACCTTATTTGTCTCTGACGATATGGAACATCGTCAGTGATTTGTCCTTCGGAGAGCCTTTACTGGAAGATCAGCTTG GAAAGTTCGAGCGACTCAAAACGGCATTTTGTATGGCTAGCCCGTTACTCGAAGCTCTCCAAGTCCTACTAGCTGTACCGGGGGCTCAGGCTCTAGTTCAAGCCTGGGTTGGCATAGTGCCACTCCTCTTCTGGCTCCCGACCAATATTCTGCCATCTTCCACACTGCGAAAGTGA
- a CDS encoding Benzoate 4-monooxygenase cytochrome P450, whose translation MHQNYPHSVRNQCEWNPASPRYYTREQDTREKLVLRQVRGIPGHINYYLTFCVKLRYTMPDAEAELRARGAWVSLRCMQPSIGTFSEGDHMKVSVLEPGSVDAWTSDTFFVHASAESALALSSTLQPTTGMALHFLPRTKEVIMCASHEKIDGHGMVMLLDQLCNLMAFPSPPMFEDQAGRLSPPLDVAAEIGSASLEMWNWTADVLKEWKARAAHPLFMTTDRPGPAVSEVNTALLTLSENDSAAISRSAALDSVSVNDLMNGALIMAVKQHGRFETGNWLGGIVKDARPLCKHPFNTRQHAAAVYFVTCPAYVENPKSILDAARQIRDQRLAFQQNPEALRIVQPILGITSVGGNQNQSRSQRPQKTSQAQVEYSGLGRLDGLLGQVHGDIEIFDLWMTPGKHKLIPSRLGNLDQGRHCGKRANTLAVDTTFGLNYIRLVTLSSVSFTFHNNSTQEMTPFMIRSEIQRAILSTCSGTRAKPTDPSRSGCKLLMGCYKRSIDGGNGN comes from the exons ATGCATCAAAACTATCCTCACTCGGTCCGAAACCAATGCGAATGGAACCCCGCGTCACCCCGTTACTACACTAGAGAACAAGACACTAGAGAAAAGCTTGTACTGCGACAAGTTCGTGGAATTCCGGGCCACATCAACTACTACCTAACTTTTTGCGTTAAACTCCGATATACCATGCCGGATGCCGAAGCGGAGTTGAGAGCTCGCGGAGCCTGGGTCTCGCTCCGATGCATGCAGCCTTCTATTGGAACCTTCTCGGAAGGCGATCATATGAAGGTCTCGGTTCTTGAACCCGGCAGTGTGGATGCGTGGACCTCCGATACCTTTTTCGTCCATGCATCCGCTGAATCGGCGCTTGCCCTGTCCTCGACATTGCAACCAACCACTGGGATGGCGTTGCATTTCCTTCCTCGGACCAAGGAGGTGATCATGTGTGCCTCTCACGAAAAGATCGACGGTCATGGCATGGTCATGCTGCTTGACCAACTTTGCAACTTGATGGCGTTTCCATCCCCACCAATGTTCGAAGACCAAGCTGGACGACTTTCTCCTCCCTTGGATGTAGCTGCGGAGATAGGAAGCGCCTCCCTAGAAATGTGGAATTGGACTGCGGATGTGTTGAAAGAGTGGAAGGCTCGAGCAGCTCATCCCTTGTTCATGACCACAGATCGACCAGGTCCTGCTGTCAGCGAAGTCAACACCGCCCTTTTGACTCTCTCAGAGAATGATTCGGCGGCAATTTCCAGATCAGCAGCCTTAGACAGCGTATCTGTAAACGATCTGATGAATGGTGCATTGATAATGGCAGTAAAACAACATGGCAGGTTTGAGACGGGCAACTGGTTGGGTGGGATTGTCAAAGACGCCAGACCATTGTGCAAGCATCCCTTCAACACCAGGCAGCATGCAGCGGCGGTATACTTTGTTACATGTCCAGCATATGTCGAAAACCCAAAGTCCATACTGGATGCCGCCAGGCAAATCCGGGACCAGCGACTTGCGTTCCAGCAGAACCCAGAAGCGCTCCGAATCGTGCAGCCTATCCTCGGCATCACGAGTGTAGGGGGCAACCAGAACCAGAGCCGAAGCCAGCGCCCGCAGAAAACTTCTCAAGCACAAGTGGAGTATAGTGGGCTGGGAAGGTTAGATGGGCTGTTGGGGCAGGTCCACGGCGACATAGAGATCTTTGACCTTTGGATGACT CCAGGAAAGCATAAACTCATTCCTTCGCGTCTTGGAAACCTTGATCAAGGGCGCCATTGCGGCAAGAGGGCAAACACATTAGCTGTTGACACAACATTTGGACTTAACTACATTCGCTTAGTAACACTGAGTTCGGTCAGCTTTACGTTTCATAATAACTCTACTCAGGAGATGACACCCTTTATGATTCGTTCGGAAATTCAGCGAGCCATTTTGAGTACTTGTTCTGGAACACGTGCAAAGCCGACTGATCCGTCAAGGTCCGGCTGTAAGCTGCTCATGGGCTGTTACAAAAG GTCGATAGATGGAGGCAATGGAAATTAG
- a CDS encoding Alpha-ketoglutarate dependent xanthine dioxygenase translates to MPLCSTTTMADNTIIGNSGSFLWEQLFSFGGLVIPALLLGAVVRVIRNQKARQRLTLPVVGKKTDTDFRSALGEGRQLYLGKAFALPSEPPIVILPHKLINKLKSAPESLLSADKEVCRRGLGQYTDLGTPMPELFHAIQVDLTRHLRDLVPIMQEEVTYAFDKNLHFDAGEEWKEVTAFVFIKRIVTIMNAVAFVGNHLSRNEEWQEIAYNYSSDLRRAFDALNGWHPWLRPIVHPFIFRRIGFNARRQRVADMLQPLMHESDMEAARGHSLMDFVRKRLGQARAEDSWHLARTQLRAALAGSDTVAQALTNAVFDIASTPDYATALHEELISVTSALPTGRWDMGMLRRMSKMDSLLRESARNYAPFLVAMGRITTSPLALDDGSVVPKDTTVYFDMYHAHRSSEVQHNTDTAAYDGFRFSKLRENEGSPNKYLAATTGPDNLPFGHGAHSCPGRFFAVAEMKIVLAHLLLNYDIRIKSGERPKTSYWGMAVVMDRNAKVLIRKKQPHLG, encoded by the exons ATGCCTTTGTGCTCTACTACAACCATGGCCGATAACACAATCATCGGGAATTCTGGCAGTTTTCTGTGGGAGCAACTCTTTTCCTTCGGCGGTCTCGTGATCCCTGCTTTGCTGCTCGGAGCAGTAGTCCGGGTGATTAGGAACCAAAAAGCACGGCAAAGGCTGACTCTACCAGTTGTTGGGAAGAAGACGGACACAGACTTCCGATCAGCGCTAGGTGAGGGTCGACAATTG TATCTGGGCAAGGCGTTTGCACTTCCGTCTGAGCCTCCCATCGTCATACTGCCGCACAAACTGATCAACAAGCTCAAGTCAGCCCCAGAGTCACTACTTTCCGCAGATAAAGAAGTATGTCGCCGCGGCCTGGGCCAATACACCGATCTGGGCACTCCTATGCCAGAGCTGTTTCACGCCATTCAGGTCGATCTTACGCGTCATTTGCGGGATCTCGTTCCTATCATGCAAGAGGAAGTGACTTATGCGTTTGACAAGAATTTGCATTttgacgccggcgaagaATGGAAAGAGGTGACAGCCTTTGTCTTTATCAAGCGCATTGTCACCATCATGAACGCTGTCGCTTTCGTGGGGAATCATTTATCAAGGAACGAAGAGTGGCAAGAGATTGCCTACAACTACTCTAGTGATCTTCGGCGAGCGTTTGACGCACTCAATGGTTGGCATCCGTGGCTTCGGCCAATCGTTCACCCCTTCATCTTCCGGCGCATTGGGTTCAATGCCAGGCGACAACGAGTGGCTGACATGTTGCAACCATTGATGCACGAGAGCGACATGGAGGCAGCTAGAGGCCATTCTCTGATGGACTTTGTTCGCAAACGACTTGGACAAGCTCGAGCCGAGGACTCTTGGCACCTTGCGAGAACGCAACTTCGTGCGGCTCTTGCTGGGTCAGATACAGTGGCCCAGGCTTTGACGAACGCCGTTTTTGACATTGCTTCAACGCCGGATTATGCTACTGCCCTTCACGAAGAGCTGATCTCGGTCACTTCGGCATTGCCCACGGGTCGCTGGGACATGGGGATGTTGAGGAGGATGTCGAAGATGGACAGTTTGCTGAGAGAATCCGCCAGGAACTACGCGCCATTTCTAG TTGCCATGGGCCGTATCACGACGTCACCGTTAGCCTTGGACGATGGGTCTGTGGTGCCCAAAGACACTACCGTCTACTTCGACATGTACCACGCTCATAGATCATCGGAAGTGCAACATAACACCGACACAGCCGCCTACGACGGCTTTCGCTTCAGCAAATTGCGAGAAAACGAAGGCTCTCCGAACAAGTATCTGGCAGCCACCACTGGTCCTGATAACCTGCCTTTCGGCCACGGGGCTCATTCCTGCCCGGGCCGGTTCTTTGCTGTGGCGGAGATGAAGATTGTTCTTGCACACCTTTTACTTAATTACGATATAAGAATCAAGTCTGGAGAAAGGCCCAAGACTAGCTACTGGGGAATGGCTGTGGTTATGGACAGAAATGCCAAGGTGTTGATTAGAAAGAAACAGCCGCACTTAGGATAG
- a CDS encoding Alpha-ketoglutarate dependent xanthine dioxygenase codes for MVVISPQKLSRQSRKIAQTCRTAMSFNVEPLKLEPGKRVKFGAKITNLDINNVSGEFLVPVDKDLQRLKNVVWNHKFVIVKGQRNLEPAKQWELVTRLDPEAGPQSPEIFMADFHPDGGGILKARGVTGVPGVENVHVIGKGYQGKEHYGLKDLNLNKSFSYENHYPTLGPEELEGGHTRFQGWHFDAPLYNREPPLFTAFRVIRLPRGPDVTIQWDNGSGLSMKSAPGLTPFFCCSQLYEELMTEDERQMADNSWVEYAAFPYEWNRKCKFFPTGLGIVSQGKELNEDELKGLRPDEAKIRRYPMVWVNPATGRKCFQVQANAARKLFIRRSPGDEVRVVDDVVEVRRILLDIQLRILKPEYILIPPEEEGDLLLWDNWATMHSRVDYPARYGPKLCHQAGTNASRVPVGPAAAPVF; via the exons ATGGTCGTCATTTCACCACAAAAGCTCTCCCGGCAAAGTAGGAAGATTGCCCAGACGTGCCGCACCGCCATGAGCTTCAACGTCGAACCGTTGAAGCTTGAACCGGGCAAAAGGGTCAAA TTTGGGGCGAAAATCACGAACCTGGATATCAACAATGTCTCGGGCGAGTTTCTG GTTCCTGTAGACAAAGACCTCCAGCGCCTTAAAAATGTTGTTTGGAACCACAAGTttgtcatcgtcaagggACAGCGAAACCTCGAGCCTGCCAAGCAATGGGAACTGGTTACCAGGCTTGACCCCGAGGCAGGGCCACAGAGCCCAGAAATCTTCATGGCAGACTTCCACCCTGACGGAGGAGGTATCCTT AAAGCAAGAGGAGTGACGGGCGTTCCCGGTGTCGAGAACGTCCATGTCATTGGCAAGGGCTACCAGGGCAAGGAACACTACGGGTTGAAGGACTTGAATCTCAACAAGTCCTTCTCGTATGAGAATCACTACCCGACGTTGGGccccgaggagctggagggcGGACACACTCGGTTCCAGGGCTGGCACTTTGATGCCCCGCTGTACAACCGGGAGCCGCCTCTGTTCACGGCGTTTCGTGTGATCCGGCTGCCCCGAGGACCGGACGTGACGATCCAGTGGGACAACGGATCTGGACTGAGCATGAAGTCCGCTCCGGGGCTCACGCCGTTCTTTTGCTGCTCGCAGCTCTACGAGGAGCTCATGACGGAAGATGAACGGCAGATGGCCGATAATAGCTGGGTAGAGTACGCCGCGTTCCCGTACGAGTGGAACCGGAAGTGCAAGTTTTTCCCGACGGGACTCGGGATTGTCAGCCAGGGCAAGGAGCTCAACGAAGACGAATTGAAGGGACTGAGgcccgacgaggccaagatcaGACGA TACCCGATGGTTTGGGTCAATCCCGCCACAGGACGGAAGTGTTTTCAAGTGCAAGCCAACGCAGCCAGGAAGCTCTTCATCAGGAGGAGCCCAGGCGACGAAGTCAGGGtagtcgacgacgtcgtcgaagtTCGGCGTATTTTGCTCGACATACAGCTGCGTATTCTGAAGCCTGAGTACATCCTGATCCCGccggaagaagagggagaccTGTTGCTGTGGGACAATTGGGCGACGATGCATAGCCGTGTGGACTACCCGGCTCGGTATGGACCCAAGCTCTGTCACCAAGCGGGGACGAACGCAAGCAGAGTGCCCGTGGGACCTGCTGCGGCTCCTGTGTTCTAG